GTGTGCTGAGGCAAGGAGGCAACGTTTAAAGCCAGACTGGTCcttaaaagatagatagatagatagatagatagatagatagatagatagatagatagatagatagaNGTTTAAAGCCAGACTGGTCcttaaaagatagatagatagatagatagatagatagatagatagatagatagatagatagatagatagatagacagacagacagatggctttCACTCTCCAAAACTGGCCATGGGCCAGCTTCCAAAGTCTGGAGCTGTAGGGAAGAAGGGTCTTCAGTCTAAGGTGATCCACTGTTCCCTGGACAAGCAGAATATTAACATCATCCACTATGAAATGTGCACAATCCTGGCATTAACTGGTGTCAGATCTGTGAGGTGCTGTTTCCTCCTTAACTCAGAGCAAAGAAACCTAGGAGTCTGGCTCTAAGTGTGTACTTTATTCTGAGCAGAGGGGATCAACTCTAGGAGCACAACCTCTGTGGAAAACACTGAGCTAGGAGAGGGGAAGTGGAAAAGATGGGGCCAGGAATTGCAGTTTACAGTCTACCAGAGAATTACCTACCTGTGGCCTCATTCAATTCCAGTGAGCCTACACACCAGGAACTTGGGGCTTTAATTATAGATGAAGGAGATTGAATTAAAAATGGTGAGGTATTAACACAAATCTATACAACTACcacatgcagaagtcagagcTTCAGCTGAGGTACATTCAACTACAAACTCAGACACTCTTCACCATTCTGCCATTTGGGCACAGGAGAGCCAGCTCCCAGAACTTGAACAAGGATGTTGTACTAGTGCCACAGATGATACAAATTTGAAGAAAACAGACCCTAACAACCCAGAGTGGATTCACAGCAAAGGAACCATGGAAGAATCGCCAGCTCCCAGGGATGCTTGTCTGGTTCACAAGCACACACTCTAAAAGGAAAACGAATGCTCCTTGCAGGAAATCCTAACTCGGGGCACCTCTGTGAGCATCTCCCATGGCTGGTGCCTATACTCCGCTGCTTCCCCCAGTGTCAAGTCTAGTTCCTGCAACTCTCTAGttcagctgcttctctccatcCATCACACCACCACCTCCCATCTGAACACTGGTACACGACAGTCCAAGCAATGCCTGGAAGCGGCTGCCCTGAATGTATCACTTGCTGTctaggttccaccccaggtgtcTCGTTTGCCTTTAGGATCAAATCTCAAATCCCACCCAGTCTGCCCACTTGCCTAGCCTGAGTCTTTGTCACTGGCTTTCCACACAAGGACCAGCCACACTGTTCTACTAAGGCTTCAAGAACCTTCTCTGCATTCAGTCACTACAAAACATCATCCTCTTCCTAGACTGCCCTTCCGACCCATCCTTCAGCTCTCACTTCAACACCCCTCCATACTGAATTGCCCGTCCTCTGAGAGCACCCTGTACTTTCCCAGGGCATCAAAACAAATGCCAGTTTGCAGTTACTTACTTATTTTGGGGACAGAGTttcactctatagctcaggctggcctggaactccctaaaTCTTGAATTTGCaatgatcctccagcctcagcatcccaagaactggaattacacacaCAACCACTACAACCAGCTTTGTTTGTTTCCAATcctattttgtcatttttatttgtgagtttgTTTCGGCTTTCTCCCTACCTGAGACAAGGACTATGCCTGGTTTATGAGACTGACTCCCAGTACCTGGAACATAGGAGCACGCGCCCTGACTCCATTGCGCTCGTTAACTTAGGTAGACATTATTGAGCAGAGCCTAATTCTATGCACTGGAACTCTGAGCCCAAAGAAAACAGTTCCCTATGCAGGTGAGTACATTTAGTATTTTCAGACATTAAACATAGAAAATGTTTGGATATTTGTTTTGGGAACCTGTTGGTAACAAGAGATTCGGTGGTGAAAGGCCCATGGGAGCAAAGTGCGGGGCAATGCTGCGGTGGGACACGGAGTGACCACAAGGATGGTGGCAGGTGTTTGAACTCACCTCctatataaacaatttttttccagttgtCCGAATCTAGGATTTCATCGTGTGGGTAGCGACTCTGGTCGATCATGAAGAGAATCATGAGAGAAGCCATGCAGCAGAGAATGAACGTATTGCCTTTAGtcaggaggcaggtggaagcCAAAACACAGGACGCATAGGGGCAGGGGAGGCCCTTGTATCCAGAGGGAGCTCCTCCTAGGGAAAGACCAAGGATCAGCTGGCTCTAAGGGCACCTATTACTTTGTGTGTCCTCTCCACAAACTGCCAAATTCCCTAAGCCCAGGAGTGTGGAGGTCATTTGGTCATCCACAAGCAGACGTCATAcaggtttgggtttgggttggtTTCTGGGGGACAGCAGGCACCAAGTGGTCTGCCAGGTGTGCCCACACCTTAAAGGGTCCTTGAAAAGCCAGTCTGGGCTGAGCGCTGGGTTTGCACCCCCTCTCTGTGTGGCCTTAGGAAAGCAGCTGCCCTCACTTTAGCACAACTTCTCTTGTTTGGGGAAACTGGTGTGAAGCAAGGTTCCATACACAGGTAACAGCAGAGAGACGTAGCTGCCGAAGAAGCAAGAACCTGTGTCTCCCAGACCAGTACAGCCCTTAACCTCCGACAGGCTCATGAAGAGGAAGAGTCCATAAATTGCCCCTGGCTTCTCCTGCCCCTTGATCCCTGCCACAGTCCTAAGATGGATTGGATTCCACTCACCAGTTGAATAAAAACACAGGCGGAAAGAAGTGGTGAGCACATAGATGATGGCCAGGAGCCCATTCAGAGGCCCATCCACGCCCAGGAGCAGAGCCGAGGCCAGGCCAAAGGTGGTGAAGATGGCAAAGTCATTCAGTTCGAGTCCTGCTTCGGAGGACAAGGTTAACGCACAGGTGTGTGGTCTACACCCTAGTCTCACCTGGAGTGGTGACAGTTTGGAGTACTGGGCTCTCAGAGGGCAGCAGCTGCCCCCTTAACGTGGCCTGGAGGTCAAAGCCTGGGCCTCCCATAGGCTTTGCCTCTGTTGGTCCTCATCACTCAACATGCAAGGCTTAGCACACATGTTCACAAGCCTTAGCACCTTTCAAGGTATTTTGGCCCAGACGTTTTGCCTGGGGTTGCTTCTCATCCCATTGGCCCTCACCGCTCTCTTCACTGAGAGTGATAGAGGACACTCTTCACTCAGAATGAAGGTGATCCCCAACAAACACTGGGAAAGCAAGAAAGGATAAACAGCAAAGAAATTGCCTGGGTAAGTGAGAGTGAGATCTTACCTTCTAAAACTCACAATGATCAtaatggccgggcatggtggtgcatgcctttaatcccagcacttgggaggcagaggcaggtggatttctgagtttgaggccagcctggtctacaaagtgagttccaggacagccaggactacacagagaaaccctgtctcgaaaaaaacaaaaaaacaaaacaaaacaaaaaatcataatAATGTGCTATGAAGtgtaaacacaaaaacaaaaccttcagcACACTAGCATAAATCAGAAGAAGAGTAAATGgaattaaaacagaaaggaaaagaagttagGGATTGAACACCAGGGCAGGGACAGGACAACGATGGGGAAGAGAGCCAGCCCAGAGGATGGATCTAGGGTGCAGACAGCAGGACCGGTTTCCGCTAGTCACATGGGCATGTGCACAATTAGGAGTAACTGAAGAAGGCCTGCCTGATGTCAGAGGATGGGTGGTAACCGGAGATGGACGCTCCCCACGGTAGGGATGAGAGTGGGCCTGAGGTCTAGACTCACCCAGTTTGTGGGGGATGTTGAGGTGTTTGGTCATCGATCCTATTGCAATGTCTAACAGGAAGCAGATCAGAAGCATCCAGGAAGCACAGTGGGATTTCCTAGAGGGCAGGCCAGCAGGGCAGCTTCTTGTAGTGCCCGTTGGACAAGTCCCCCAACCCAATCCCCACTCTCCAcaacccctaacacacacacacacacacacacacacacacacacacacacacgcgcacgcacacacgcacgcacgcacacgcacacacactcacacatgcacgcacacacgcactcacacacgcatgcacacacacacgcatgcacacatgcacacacacgcacatacacacgcacacacacatgcatgcacgcatgcacgcacacgcacacatgcacgcacacgcgcacaggcacacgcacatacacgcacgcacacgcacatgcacacgcgcacacacacgtacgcacgcACATTACATTCCCATTCCCCCTACTCACAGCCCTTCTGGATATTGTGCTTtaaatgttttacacacacaacCTCATACATGGCTCTGTCTCCCCCAGACCCGCTCCCCACAGTAATCACCAAAATCCCCCAACCCTTAAGTCCCAGGTGTATTTGATGGCATGGGCTCCTTCCTATTTCTTAGTGCAGCCTCTACCACCTCCTCACTGACTTTTCAGCTAAGTCACTAGATGtctctctaggttttttttttttctccactgtgaAATGAAGGATTTATACTAAGCGGCgtcctctgtcctctcctttctttcatctGTAGTAGTTTCGGTGAGAatgcctcccacctcccccacccattggtggaactgtttgggagggATTCagaggcgtggctttgttggaggagatgtgtcacagGGACAGACTTTGAAA
Above is a window of Mus pahari chromosome 6, PAHARI_EIJ_v1.1, whole genome shotgun sequence DNA encoding:
- the Tmem269 gene encoding transmembrane protein 269, producing the protein MLGTGDPNLHSSCIPSRKKGRQGHRIMKQEQIGSQMTEFSWKDIINALALANMILGLFSIFCSFSRKSHCASWMLLICFLLDIAIGSMTKHLNIPHKLGLELNDFAIFTTFGLASALLLGVDGPLNGLLAIIYVLTTSFRLCFYSTGGAPSGYKGLPCPYASCVLASTCLLTKGNTFILCCMASLMILFMIDQSRYPHDEILDSDNWKKIVYIGGVILMFFSPFPLTAFYCLTWSLSYIFSPEALWGRGVRIKL